One Chryseobacterium indoltheticum DNA segment encodes these proteins:
- a CDS encoding CvfB family protein, with protein MQLGKTQTLKISEKNNSGWMLESETGESAFMSKVFIREEKEIGDEIEVFVYQDDNKLKATTEIPLAEVGEFAVMSCVQSLPTGAFMDWGIIKDVFIPYKQQKTKIIEGKRYLVHLYVDDELKLITGTTKFKRNPQYEDLPFQKGDKVDLLMMNESELGWNVVINKKYIGLIYTSDVYKKLYPLSEEEGYIKDIREDGKIDVSLQPVGFENIDEFKQKILNKLEENFGLLHLSDKSSPEEIKDELQMSKKNFKKALGGLYKDKIVDILDDKIKLV; from the coding sequence ATGCAACTCGGAAAAACCCAAACTTTAAAAATTTCAGAAAAAAACAATTCAGGATGGATGCTTGAATCAGAGACGGGCGAAAGCGCTTTTATGTCTAAAGTTTTTATTCGTGAAGAAAAAGAAATTGGTGATGAGATTGAAGTTTTTGTGTATCAGGATGATAACAAACTGAAAGCAACTACCGAAATTCCTTTGGCTGAAGTGGGTGAGTTTGCGGTGATGAGCTGTGTGCAAAGTCTTCCAACCGGTGCGTTTATGGATTGGGGGATCATCAAAGATGTTTTCATTCCTTACAAACAGCAGAAGACAAAAATTATTGAGGGTAAAAGATACCTTGTTCATCTTTATGTAGATGATGAGCTGAAATTGATTACCGGAACTACAAAATTTAAAAGAAATCCACAATATGAAGATCTTCCTTTCCAAAAAGGAGATAAAGTAGATTTATTGATGATGAATGAAAGCGAATTGGGCTGGAATGTCGTTATCAACAAAAAATATATCGGATTAATTTATACTTCTGATGTTTACAAAAAACTATATCCGCTTTCAGAAGAAGAAGGATATATCAAGGATATTCGTGAAGATGGGAAAATTGACGTTTCACTTCAGCCTGTAGGTTTTGAGAATATTGATGAGTTTAAGCAGAAAATCCTAAATAAATTGGAAGAAAATTTCGGGCTCCTTCATCTTTCAGACAAATCTTCACCGGAAGAGATCAAAGATGAATTGCAGATGAGTAAAAAGAACTTCAAAAAAGCCTTAGGCGGTTTGTATAAAGATAAAATCGTCGATATTTTAGATGATAAAATTAAGTTAGTTTAA
- a CDS encoding DUF4476 domain-containing protein, with the protein MKKIFIICSILSGLLFFAQEAGKAGELLKNEVSKKEIESTTSKRQDLRNNNSDNSSGFRNSNNQNNTNKRPANSNYQWNNNYGYAEVFLRIPEQGNFSVELADQLIANNSGKYRFFDLPAGRIPISIYENGFLMYRTTLNVKNNSRLVLDFFTDEGLYLLDSYPLQNGYYGFNDWNDIWNNPYGNSGNIGNINYPNVMDNQTFQQFLSTMKQDAWFDDKKITFINQQGRHAMFTSEQISVLVKDLSFDKNKIALAKSLFAKCVDKQKYFVVGDALDFESSRRDLMDFVSKN; encoded by the coding sequence ATGAAAAAAATATTTATAATTTGTTCAATCTTATCCGGACTATTATTTTTTGCGCAGGAAGCAGGAAAAGCGGGTGAACTTTTAAAAAATGAAGTCTCTAAAAAGGAAATTGAATCTACAACCTCCAAAAGGCAAGATTTACGAAACAATAATTCAGATAATTCTTCAGGGTTCAGAAATTCAAATAATCAGAATAATACAAACAAAAGACCTGCAAACTCAAATTACCAATGGAATAATAATTACGGATATGCGGAAGTTTTTCTGAGAATTCCTGAGCAGGGAAATTTTTCTGTTGAATTGGCAGATCAGTTGATTGCGAACAATTCGGGCAAGTATAGATTTTTTGATTTACCAGCGGGAAGAATTCCTATCTCAATCTACGAGAACGGATTTTTGATGTACAGAACAACCTTAAATGTTAAAAATAATAGCAGACTGGTTCTCGATTTTTTCACGGACGAAGGTTTATATCTTTTAGATTCTTATCCGCTTCAAAATGGCTATTACGGCTTTAATGACTGGAATGACATCTGGAACAATCCTTACGGAAATTCAGGAAACATCGGAAACATAAATTATCCTAACGTGATGGATAATCAAACGTTCCAACAGTTTTTAAGTACGATGAAACAAGATGCCTGGTTTGATGATAAAAAAATAACTTTTATTAATCAACAAGGTCGTCACGCAATGTTTACATCGGAGCAAATTAGCGTTTTGGTAAAAGATCTGAGCTTTGATAAAAATAAAATTGCTTTAGCTAAATCGTTATTTGCAAAATGTGTTGATAAGCAAAAATATTTTGTCGTTGGTGATGCATTAGATTTTGAAAGTAGCAGACGAGATTTGATGGACTTTGTATCTAAAAATTAA